A part of Micromonospora chersina genomic DNA contains:
- a CDS encoding GNAT family N-acetyltransferase, producing the protein MTISLRPATGDDLMAVGALHQRSRVAAYSSFLPADALADPTPEAMGRYWTERVAWESADHRMTVAERDGRLVGFSYLGPDDAGDPATGLLNAIHLEPDERGRGTGRALMADALDAMRARGWSRAALWVLRENATARRFYEGGGWTATGQQRDEHIGSALVPQLRYARSV; encoded by the coding sequence GTGACGATCTCCCTACGCCCCGCCACCGGGGACGACCTCATGGCGGTCGGCGCCCTGCACCAGCGGTCCCGGGTCGCGGCGTACTCGTCGTTCCTGCCGGCGGACGCGCTGGCGGATCCCACACCGGAGGCGATGGGCCGGTACTGGACGGAACGGGTGGCCTGGGAGAGCGCGGACCACCGGATGACCGTGGCCGAGCGGGACGGCCGGCTGGTCGGCTTCAGCTACCTGGGGCCGGACGACGCCGGCGACCCGGCCACCGGCCTGCTCAACGCCATCCACCTGGAGCCGGACGAGCGGGGCCGGGGCACCGGGCGGGCGCTCATGGCCGACGCCCTCGACGCCATGCGGGCCCGCGGCTGGTCCCGGGCGGCGCTCTGGGTGCTCCGGGAGAACGCGACGGCCCGCCGGTTCTACGAGGGCGGCGGCTGGACCGCCACGGGCCAGCAGCGCGACGAGCACATCGGGTCCGCGCTGGTGCCGCAGCTCCGCTACGCCCGTTCGGTGTAA
- a CDS encoding S1C family serine protease gives MDTEHTERAEDAALDAYSRVVTGVAARVLPSVAALSVRTPRGAGAGSAVVIGPDGLLLTSAHVVQGARDGSAAFGDGTETGFRVVGADPLSDLAVLRAERATVEPVELGDADRLRIGQLVVAVGNPMGLAGSVTAGVVSGLGRSLPARDGRVTRLIEDVIQTDAALNPGNSGGALADSTGRVVGVNTAVAGYGLGLAVPINATTRQIIADLTSNGRVRRAWLGVAGVPVPLPPEITARTGQRRGLRVVEVVPGSPAGLAGLYLGDVIVAAGGRPVQDGQGLQRLMLGPAIGARLPVTVLRKGAYVDVVAVPTELGR, from the coding sequence ATGGACACCGAGCACACCGAGCGGGCGGAGGACGCCGCGCTCGACGCGTACTCCCGGGTGGTGACGGGCGTGGCCGCCCGGGTGCTGCCCAGCGTGGCCGCCCTGTCGGTGCGGACCCCGCGCGGCGCCGGCGCGGGCTCCGCCGTGGTGATCGGCCCGGACGGGCTGCTGCTCACCAGCGCCCACGTCGTGCAGGGCGCCCGGGACGGGTCGGCCGCGTTCGGCGACGGCACCGAGACCGGGTTCCGGGTGGTCGGCGCCGACCCGCTCTCCGACCTGGCGGTGCTGCGGGCGGAGCGGGCGACCGTCGAGCCCGTGGAGCTGGGCGACGCGGACCGGCTGCGGATCGGCCAGCTCGTGGTCGCCGTCGGCAACCCGATGGGGCTTGCCGGTTCGGTCACCGCCGGGGTGGTCTCCGGGCTGGGCCGGTCGCTGCCGGCCCGGGACGGGCGGGTCACCCGGCTCATCGAGGACGTCATCCAGACCGACGCGGCGTTGAACCCGGGCAACTCCGGCGGGGCGCTTGCCGACTCGACCGGGCGGGTGGTCGGGGTCAACACGGCGGTCGCCGGGTACGGCCTCGGGCTGGCCGTGCCGATCAACGCCACCACCCGGCAGATCATCGCCGACCTCACCAGCAACGGCCGGGTGCGCCGGGCCTGGCTGGGCGTGGCCGGGGTGCCGGTGCCGCTGCCACCGGAGATCACCGCCCGGACCGGGCAGCGGCGCGGCCTGCGGGTGGTCGAGGTGGTGCCGGGCAGCCCGGCCGGGCTGGCCGGGCTCTACCTCGGCGACGTGATCGTGGCGGCCGGCGGCCGGCCCGTGCAGGACGGCCAGGGCCTGCAACGGCTGATGCTCGGCCCCGCGATCGGTGCCCGCCTGCCCGTCACGGTGCTGCGCAAGGGCGCGTACGTCGACGTGGTGGCCGTCCCGACCGAGCTGGGCCGCTGA
- a CDS encoding cystathionine beta-synthase yields MQYYDNVVELIGNTPLVRLRNVTEGIQATVLAKVEYVNPGGSVKDRIALRMVEDAEKAGLLQPGGTIVEPTSGNTGVGLALVAQLKGYKCVFVCPDKVSQDKQDVLRAYGAEVVVCPTAVAPEDPRSYYNVSDRLAREIPGAWKPNQYSNPANPRSHYETTGPELWKQTEGGLTHFVAGVGTGGTISGIGRYLKEASEGRVRVIGADPEGSVYSGGTGRPYLVEGVGEDFWPETYDRTVADEIVEVSDKQSFEMTRRLAREEGLLVGGSCGMAVVAALEVARKAGPDDVIVVLLPDSGKGYMSKIFNDQWMARYGFLDNSGAEPTVADALGGKPGGLPELVHVHPTETVRDAIDYMREYGVSQLPVLKAEPPVVTGEVAGSIAEKDLLDALFTGQAHLHDTIERHMADPLPMIGGGQPVSEAVALLEKADAALVLVDGKPKGVLTRQDLLAHLGAR; encoded by the coding sequence GTGCAGTACTACGACAACGTGGTCGAGCTGATCGGCAACACCCCGCTGGTCCGCCTGCGCAACGTCACCGAGGGCATCCAGGCGACCGTGCTGGCGAAGGTGGAGTACGTCAACCCGGGCGGTTCCGTGAAGGACCGGATCGCCCTGCGGATGGTCGAGGACGCCGAGAAGGCGGGCCTGCTCCAGCCGGGCGGCACGATCGTCGAGCCGACCAGCGGCAACACCGGCGTCGGGCTGGCCCTCGTCGCCCAGCTCAAGGGCTACAAGTGCGTCTTCGTCTGCCCCGACAAGGTCAGCCAGGACAAGCAGGACGTGCTGCGGGCGTACGGCGCCGAGGTGGTGGTCTGCCCGACCGCCGTGGCACCGGAGGACCCGCGCTCCTACTACAACGTCTCCGACCGGCTGGCTCGGGAGATCCCCGGTGCCTGGAAGCCCAACCAGTACAGCAACCCGGCCAACCCGCGCTCGCACTACGAGACCACCGGCCCGGAGCTCTGGAAGCAGACCGAGGGTGGGCTCACCCACTTCGTGGCGGGCGTCGGCACCGGCGGCACCATCTCCGGCATCGGCCGCTACCTGAAGGAGGCGTCCGAGGGGCGGGTCCGGGTGATCGGCGCGGACCCGGAGGGCTCGGTCTACTCGGGCGGCACCGGCCGGCCGTACCTGGTCGAGGGCGTCGGCGAGGACTTCTGGCCGGAGACCTACGACCGGACCGTGGCCGACGAGATCGTCGAGGTCTCGGACAAGCAGTCCTTCGAGATGACCCGGCGGCTGGCCCGCGAGGAGGGGCTGCTGGTCGGCGGCTCCTGCGGTATGGCCGTGGTCGCCGCCCTGGAGGTGGCCCGCAAGGCCGGCCCGGACGACGTGATCGTGGTGCTCCTGCCGGACAGCGGCAAGGGCTACATGTCCAAGATCTTCAACGACCAGTGGATGGCCCGGTACGGCTTCCTGGACAACTCGGGTGCCGAGCCGACCGTGGCCGACGCGCTCGGCGGCAAGCCGGGCGGCCTGCCCGAGCTGGTGCACGTGCACCCGACCGAGACGGTCCGCGACGCCATCGACTACATGCGGGAATACGGCGTCTCCCAGCTCCCGGTGCTCAAGGCCGAGCCGCCGGTCGTGACCGGCGAGGTGGCCGGCTCGATCGCCGAGAAGGACCTGCTCGACGCGCTCTTCACCGGCCAGGCCCACCTGCACGACACCATCGAGCGGCACATGGCCGACCCGCTGCCCATGATCGGTGGCGGCCAGCCGGTGAGCGAGGCGGTCGCCCTGCTGGAGAAGGCCGACGCCGCGCTGGTGCTGGTCGACGGCAAGCCCAAGGGCGTGCTGACCCGCCAGGACCTGCTCGCCCACCTCGGCGCCCGCTGA
- a CDS encoding YkvA family protein: MGKTLNRSGAFTALARALAAGARGGPSLGVRLAALPRMIRATARGEYDGGLRLALMAGATAYIVSPIDLLPEIPLAIFGLADDAVMVTWLAGSVLAETDRFLEWEARRRSVIPGHVAP; this comes from the coding sequence ATGGGGAAGACATTGAATCGGAGCGGGGCGTTCACCGCGCTGGCCCGGGCCCTGGCGGCCGGGGCGCGGGGCGGCCCGTCGCTGGGCGTCCGGCTGGCGGCGCTGCCCCGGATGATCCGGGCCACCGCCCGCGGCGAGTACGACGGCGGCCTGCGGCTGGCCCTGATGGCCGGCGCCACGGCGTACATCGTCTCGCCGATCGACCTGCTGCCGGAGATCCCGCTGGCGATCTTCGGCCTGGCCGACGACGCGGTCATGGTCACCTGGCTGGCCGGCAGCGTGCTCGCCGAGACCGACCGCTTCCTGGAGTGGGAGGCACGTCGCAGGTCCGTCATCCCGGGGCATGTGGCGCCCTGA
- a CDS encoding SGNH/GDSL hydrolase family protein — protein MGDAGSVAPGGWQRARRIARLTAIGTGATVAATVATGGVLLGQARQARRTIPMAEAPPPRCDGVYGAKLPGPPVTMVILGDSSAAGYGVHRRRETPGALLATGLSRRLHRPVRLHRFAVVGALSAGLKPQVESALEVEPDIAVILVGGNDVTNRTPLSVAVRYLVAAVRTLRAAGCEVVVGTCPDLGAIRPIQPPLRWLARRWSRQLAAAQTMAVVEAGGWTVSLGDLLGPRFAAEPARMFAWDRFHPSAEGYAVAAAALLPTVLSALGAGQERRPPLAGVEGVRSLPEAAQEAARHAGTEVSGTQVRGRERGPGGRWAQLRRRAFFGVGAVPQPGAAGDPAQLEGLA, from the coding sequence ATGGGGGACGCTGGTTCCGTCGCGCCGGGCGGCTGGCAGCGCGCCCGGCGGATCGCCCGCCTGACGGCGATCGGCACGGGCGCCACGGTGGCGGCCACCGTCGCCACGGGCGGGGTGCTGCTGGGGCAGGCCCGCCAGGCCCGGCGCACCATCCCGATGGCCGAGGCGCCCCCGCCGCGCTGCGACGGCGTCTACGGGGCGAAGCTGCCCGGGCCGCCGGTCACCATGGTGATCCTCGGTGACTCCTCAGCGGCCGGCTACGGCGTGCACCGCCGCCGGGAGACCCCGGGCGCGCTGCTGGCCACCGGGCTGTCCCGCCGGCTGCACCGGCCGGTCCGGCTGCACCGGTTCGCCGTGGTGGGCGCCCTGTCCGCCGGGCTGAAGCCGCAGGTCGAGTCGGCCCTGGAGGTCGAGCCGGACATCGCGGTCATCCTGGTCGGCGGCAACGACGTCACCAACCGCACCCCGCTGTCGGTGGCCGTGCGCTATCTGGTCGCCGCGGTCCGCACGCTGCGGGCCGCCGGCTGCGAGGTGGTCGTGGGCACCTGTCCCGACCTGGGCGCCATCCGGCCCATCCAGCCGCCGCTGCGCTGGCTGGCCCGGCGCTGGAGCCGCCAGCTCGCCGCCGCACAGACCATGGCGGTGGTCGAGGCGGGCGGCTGGACGGTCTCCCTCGGCGACCTGCTCGGCCCGCGGTTCGCCGCCGAGCCGGCCCGGATGTTCGCCTGGGACCGGTTCCATCCGTCCGCCGAGGGGTACGCGGTCGCCGCGGCGGCACTGCTGCCCACGGTGCTCTCCGCGTTGGGCGCCGGCCAGGAACGCCGGCCCCCGCTCGCCGGGGTCGAGGGCGTACGGTCGCTGCCCGAGGCGGCCCAGGAGGCGGCCCGGCACGCCGGCACCGAGGTCAGTGGCACCCAGGTCCGGGGCCGCGAGCGCGGGCCGGGCGGGCGCTGGGCGCAGCTGCGGCGGCGGGCCTTCTTCGGCGTCGGCGCGGTGCCGCAGCCCGGTGCGGCCGGCGACCCCGCCCAGCTGGAGGGACTGGCATGA
- a CDS encoding SGNH/GDSL hydrolase family protein has protein sequence MTERNELAVRLGRAAALSLLAGTVGGAAVLAGQAIAARSREYAQPELGLALRATVGRADAPPLRLVLLGDSSALGVGVERFEETIGGQLAHLLAEGPTGRRVHLSSVGVSGSRATDLATQVARALLGERPDVAVILIGANDATGLARPADAAAYLGSAVRRLREAHVEVVVGTCPDLGAVRAVASPLRQVLGWAGRRMARAQTAAVLDAGGGVVDLGTETGPVFRADAGTLCHDGFHPSADGYRVWAHALLPAVEAAATVAHRHHH, from the coding sequence ATGACCGAGCGTAACGAGCTCGCGGTCCGGCTCGGTCGGGCCGCCGCGCTCTCCCTGCTCGCCGGCACGGTGGGCGGGGCGGCGGTCCTCGCCGGCCAGGCCATCGCCGCCCGCAGCCGGGAGTACGCCCAGCCCGAGCTGGGCCTGGCGCTGCGCGCCACGGTCGGCCGGGCGGACGCCCCGCCGCTGCGGCTGGTGCTGCTCGGCGACTCGTCGGCGCTCGGCGTCGGCGTCGAACGCTTCGAGGAGACCATCGGCGGCCAGCTCGCCCACCTGCTGGCCGAGGGACCCACCGGCCGGCGGGTCCACCTGTCCAGCGTCGGGGTCTCCGGGTCCCGCGCCACCGACCTGGCCACCCAGGTGGCCCGGGCGCTGCTCGGCGAGCGGCCCGACGTGGCCGTCATCCTCATCGGGGCGAACGACGCCACCGGGCTGGCCCGCCCGGCCGACGCGGCGGCCTACCTCGGCTCGGCGGTGCGCCGGCTGCGTGAGGCGCACGTCGAGGTGGTCGTGGGCACTTGCCCCGACCTCGGGGCGGTCCGCGCGGTCGCGTCCCCGCTGCGGCAGGTGCTCGGCTGGGCGGGGCGGCGGATGGCGCGCGCCCAGACGGCCGCCGTGCTCGACGCCGGGGGCGGTGTCGTCGACCTGGGCACCGAGACGGGCCCGGTGTTCCGGGCGGATGCCGGCACCCTGTGCCACGACGGCTTCCACCCCTCCGCCGACGGCTACCGGGTCTGGGCGCACGCCCTGCTCCCGGCGGTCGAGGCGGCCGCCACGGTCGCGCACCGGCACCACCACTGA
- a CDS encoding acetyl-CoA C-acetyltransferase has product MPIESPRDAVIVATARSPIGRAFKGSLREVRPDDLAATIVQAALDKVPALDPTTIDDLYLGCGLPGGEQGFNMARVVATLLGLDGLPGATLTRYCASSLQTTRMAMHAIRAGEGDVFISAGVETVSRYARGNSDTLPPEAQALVGGGWENPRFAEARERSKARAQGGAEVWTDPREAGQLPDIYLTMGQTAENLAQVYDVTRADMDAFGVRSQNLAEKAIADGFWAREITPVTTPDGTVVSTDDGPRPGVTLEAVAGLKPVFRPDGRITAGNCCPLNDGAAAVVVMSAERARELGLTPLARIVSTGVTALSPEIMGLGPVEASKQALKRAGMTIDDVDLVEINEAFAAQVIPSYRQLGIPEEKLNVMGGAIAVGHPFGMTGARITGTLLNALEWHDRTIGLETMCVGGGQGMAMVLERLN; this is encoded by the coding sequence ATGCCGATTGAGTCGCCCCGCGACGCCGTCATCGTCGCCACCGCCCGGTCCCCCATCGGCCGCGCGTTCAAGGGTTCCCTGCGGGAGGTCCGCCCGGACGACCTCGCCGCCACCATCGTCCAGGCCGCCCTCGACAAGGTCCCGGCGCTCGATCCCACCACCATCGACGACCTCTACCTGGGCTGCGGCCTGCCCGGTGGCGAGCAGGGCTTCAACATGGCCCGGGTGGTCGCCACCCTGCTGGGCCTGGACGGCCTGCCCGGCGCCACGCTGACCCGCTACTGCGCCTCCTCGCTCCAGACCACCCGGATGGCGATGCACGCGATCCGGGCCGGGGAGGGCGACGTCTTCATCTCCGCCGGTGTCGAGACCGTCTCCCGGTACGCGCGGGGCAACTCGGACACCCTGCCGCCGGAGGCGCAGGCGCTGGTCGGCGGCGGATGGGAGAACCCGCGCTTCGCCGAGGCGCGCGAGCGCTCGAAGGCCCGCGCCCAGGGCGGCGCCGAGGTGTGGACCGACCCGCGCGAGGCCGGCCAGCTCCCCGACATCTACCTGACCATGGGCCAGACCGCCGAGAACCTCGCCCAGGTGTACGACGTCACCCGCGCGGACATGGACGCGTTCGGCGTGCGCAGCCAGAACCTCGCCGAGAAGGCGATCGCGGACGGCTTCTGGGCCCGCGAGATCACCCCGGTCACCACGCCGGACGGCACCGTCGTCAGCACCGACGACGGCCCGCGCCCCGGCGTGACCCTGGAGGCGGTCGCCGGCCTGAAGCCGGTCTTCCGTCCGGACGGCCGGATCACCGCCGGCAACTGCTGCCCGCTCAACGACGGCGCGGCAGCCGTGGTGGTCATGAGCGCCGAACGGGCGCGGGAGCTGGGGCTCACCCCGCTGGCCCGGATCGTCTCCACCGGCGTCACCGCGCTCTCCCCCGAGATCATGGGCCTGGGCCCGGTCGAGGCGTCGAAGCAGGCGCTGAAGCGGGCCGGCATGACCATCGACGACGTCGACCTGGTCGAGATCAACGAGGCGTTCGCCGCCCAGGTGATCCCGTCGTACCGGCAGCTCGGCATCCCGGAGGAGAAGCTGAACGTGATGGGCGGCGCGATCGCCGTCGGCCACCCGTTCGGCATGACCGGCGCCCGGATCACCGGCACCCTGCTCAACGCCCTGGAGTGGCACGACAGGACCATCGGTCTGGAGACCATGTGCGTCGGCGGCGGCCAGGGCATGGCCATGGTGCTCGAACGCCTGAACTGA
- a CDS encoding CYTH and CHAD domain-containing protein → MATVVERERKYSGDEGFRLPDLTGCGGVATASDATALDLDAVYWDTADLRLARSGYALRRRTGGHDAGWHLKVGAVGGARTEHQFPAGPEDADPPADLVALFRGASRGRPVAPAARVVTRRRERRLLDAAGRTLAEVAEDDVRAEDLVSGERQTWHEIEVELVEGDEALLDAVDDRLRAAGARTVPVSKSHRALGGRLAATRPAPADPAAAPVVDYLTAQRDTLIGHHAGALGGDEDAVHDMRVAVRRLRSTLRTFRGLWDRAESEGVRAELRWLGGQLGPVRDVQVMAARLADAVHAEPDELVLGPVEARFAERFAADLATALDGLRAALGSDRYTGLLRRLDALVEAPTARDVRPRWVTRRVRRAVTRFDERLDRALADGGHDDTALHEARKAGKRARYAVEVRRPDAKLVDRLKDLQDALGAHQDSVVTREVLREQALRAYADGENTFTYGLLHARQAAVADRAGPALAKARDRARRRKVRRWLKG, encoded by the coding sequence ATGGCGACCGTCGTGGAACGCGAGCGCAAGTACTCCGGCGACGAGGGATTCCGGCTGCCCGACCTGACGGGGTGCGGTGGCGTCGCGACGGCGTCCGACGCCACCGCCCTCGACCTGGACGCGGTCTACTGGGACACCGCCGACCTCCGGCTGGCCCGCAGCGGCTACGCGCTGCGGCGGCGCACCGGCGGGCACGACGCCGGCTGGCACCTCAAGGTGGGCGCGGTCGGCGGCGCGCGCACCGAGCACCAGTTCCCGGCCGGGCCGGAGGACGCCGACCCACCGGCCGACCTGGTCGCGCTCTTCCGGGGCGCGTCCCGGGGCCGGCCGGTCGCCCCGGCCGCGCGGGTCGTCACCCGCCGCCGGGAACGCCGCCTGCTGGACGCGGCCGGCCGCACCCTCGCCGAGGTGGCCGAGGACGACGTACGGGCCGAGGACCTGGTCAGCGGCGAGCGGCAGACCTGGCACGAGATCGAGGTCGAGCTGGTCGAGGGCGACGAGGCGCTGCTCGACGCCGTCGACGACCGGCTGCGCGCCGCCGGCGCCCGGACCGTCCCGGTCTCGAAGTCACACCGCGCCCTGGGCGGCCGGCTCGCCGCCACCCGCCCGGCGCCCGCCGACCCGGCGGCCGCGCCCGTGGTCGACTACCTCACCGCCCAGCGCGACACCCTGATCGGCCACCACGCCGGCGCGCTCGGCGGCGACGAGGACGCCGTGCACGACATGCGGGTGGCCGTCCGCCGGCTCCGCTCCACGCTGCGAACCTTCCGGGGGCTGTGGGACCGGGCGGAGAGCGAGGGCGTACGCGCGGAGCTGCGCTGGCTGGGCGGGCAGCTCGGGCCGGTCCGGGACGTCCAGGTCATGGCCGCCCGGCTGGCCGACGCGGTCCACGCGGAACCGGACGAGCTGGTGCTGGGCCCGGTCGAGGCCCGGTTCGCCGAGCGGTTCGCCGCCGACCTGGCCACCGCCCTCGACGGGCTGCGCGCCGCGCTCGGCTCCGACCGCTACACCGGCCTGCTGCGCCGGCTCGACGCGCTGGTGGAGGCGCCGACCGCGCGGGACGTACGGCCCCGGTGGGTGACCCGGCGGGTGCGTCGCGCGGTGACCCGCTTCGACGAGCGGCTGGACCGGGCGCTCGCCGACGGCGGCCACGACGACACCGCGCTGCACGAGGCGCGCAAGGCGGGCAAGCGGGCCCGGTACGCCGTCGAGGTGCGCCGGCCCGACGCGAAGCTGGTGGACCGGCTGAAGGACCTCCAGGACGCGCTCGGCGCGCACCAGGACTCGGTGGTGACCCGGGAGGTGCTGCGCGAGCAGGCGCTGCGGGCGTACGCCGACGGGGAGAACACCTTCACCTACGGTCTGCTGCACGCCCGCCAGGCCGCGGTGGCCGACCGGGCCGGGCCGGCGCTGGCGAAGGCACGGGACAGGGCCCGCCGCCGGAAGGTGCGGCGCTGGCTGAAGGGCTGA